One window of Salmo salar chromosome ssa11, Ssal_v3.1, whole genome shotgun sequence genomic DNA carries:
- the LOC106563484 gene encoding guanine nucleotide-binding protein G(I)/G(S)/G(O) subunit gamma-3: MKGDTPVNSTMSVGQARKLVEQLKIEASFCRIKVSKAAADLMAYCDAHAIEDPLITPVPTSENPFREKKFFCALL; this comes from the exons ATGAAAGGAGACACCCCAGTGAACAGCACCATGAGTGTCGGCCAAGCCAGGAAGCTGGTGGAGCAATTGAAGATTGAAGCCAGTTTCTGCAGGATCAAG GTATCAAAAGCGGCTGCAGACCTGATGGCATACTGTGATGCCCACGCCATTGAGGACCCCCTCATCACCCCTGTGCCCACCTCAGAGAACCCATTCAGGGAGAAGAAGTTCTTCTGTGCACTCCTTTGA
- the LOC106563483 gene encoding barrier-to-autointegration factor, giving the protein MSSTSQKHKEFVAEPMGEKPVNALAGIGEVLGKRLEEKGFDKAYVVLGQFLVLKKDEELFRDWLKDSCGANVKQQGDCYGCLREWCDSFL; this is encoded by the exons ATGTCGTCAACATCCCAGAAACACAAAGAGTTTGTGGCAGAACCCATGGGGGAGAAGCCAGTCAATGCACTTGCTGGCATTGGAGAGGTGCTTGGCAAGAGACTGGAGGAGAAGGGCTTCGACAAG GCCTATGTGGTCCTGGGTCAGTTCCTGGTGCTGAAGAAGGATGAGGAGCTATTCCGGGACTGGCTGAAAGACTCATGCGGGGCCAATGTCAAACAGCAGGGTGATTGCTATGGCTGTCTGCGTGAATGGTGTGATTCTTTCCTGTAG